The nucleotide sequence ACTTGTCATTCCGTCTGCGCTCCCTTTACACCCAGTAAATCCGGATAACGCTTGCCCCCTACGTATTACCGCGGCTGCTGGCACGTAGTTAGCCGGGGCTTCTTACTCAGGTACCGTCATTATCGTCCCTGCTGATAGGGCTTTACATACCGAAATACTTCTTCACCCACGCGGCGTCGCTGCATCAGAGTTTCCTCCATTGTGCAATATCCCCCACTGCTGCCTCCCGTAGGAGTCTGGGCCGTGTCTCAGTCCCAATGTGGCCGTCCGCCCTCTCAGGCCGGCTACCGATCGTCGCTTTGGTGGGCCGTTACCCCGCCAACTGGCTAATCGGACGCGGATCCATCTCATACCATCGGAATTTTTCACACTGCATCATGCGATGCTGTGCGCTTATGCGGTATTAGCAGGGATTTCTCTCTGTTATCCCCCTGTATGAGCCAGGTTATCCACGCGTTACTCACCCGTCCGCCACTATTCTTATAAGTCTTCCACCCGAAGGCTTCCGTTATATAAGAACCGTTCGACTTGCATGTGTTAGGCACGCCGCCAGCGTTCATCCTGAGCCAGGATCGAACTCTCGATTATAGTTTGATCCGGTCAAGTTACACTAGCTTATTTTTTGCTTTGCGTTTCTTTAACCGTTATTACTGTTGGTTTTTTCATTCATTTCTGAAATCTCTTTTTCGTTTTCTTTTTCAGAAAACTCATTTGGATTTTCAGGGTTGCATTGCTGTTAGTTTTTCAAGGTTCAGTTTCCTCTCAGCCCTCTGTTTTCAAGGCTTTGAAGATTCTTTGTCTGCCGCTCTTTCGCGGCGACAAGTGATATAATACTACTTTAACTTCTCCGTGTCAACAACTTTTTTAAATTTTTTTATATTTTTGCACACATTATTGTTACTGTTCACACGCTTTCAGCGTGTGAACAGTAACGGGTTTTGCCATTTAAGATTGCCCCCTCTGTGTGGCATAATACTAAGCTCAGCTTTGCTTCGCTAAGTATTATGCGCATACGGCAATGGGCAAAACCCAGTGTTCAGTCAAAGTTATTGTGGCATAACTGCGCACACATATTTCACTTAGTGCTTCAGCACTTAGTGAAATAGCGTACAGAGTAGCGGAGTGCGCAGTTTGCCTGTGAACAGTAACCACATTATTCTGAATACTGTAAACATTTGCTTTTCAAGCCCCCTTAAAAAGGCTGTTTTAGCTGATCAAACTTTTGCTTTAATCTTCTCGAATTTATGGCTGTTCAGTCTTTTGCACTTTGATTTCCTTCAATATTTTTATTTAATAAGTTTTATCTTTCCCACGATTGGAAGTTCTGAGTTCTTTTTCTGCACCGCCGTAATAAATCCTATAACTCTAAGTGCAAAAAGAAGAAGCTGAAAAATATGCATGAAAGGTACTACAACCTCCGGTAAAAAGAAAAAGCCTGATATCGTGCAGCTTATAAGTGCAATATCTCCTATAGAAAGCACAAGTGCCTGATTTATATGTCTCAGCGCAAACGGATCCTTTTTATCTCCGATGCAAAAACTCAATATAAGACCGATAACTCCTATATATGATACTATTGATGTTGCATATGCATCAATTATGCTTTCCTGCACCTGTGTGTTAACTGTTTTATTTTCTTTTTCATTTACTGTTGAATTATTTTCTTCGTTCATAGAAATGTCTCCTGTTTAGATATGTAAATAAAGATTTGTTATGATAGATGTGATAACGAATAATAAATCATTATCAGACCGAACAGCCATCTATTAAAAATATATTTGGGAAGTATCGCGGTGAATACCGCTTCTTGAATAGTGCTTTGCTATAATAGCACGTTTGTATACACATTTCAAGTCTAATTTCTGATCTTAATCATATTTTTTTGTTATAATTAATTATAGATTTTGAAATATCGATTCTTGACCAGAATCTATTAAAGTTAGTTCATTGGAGGTTCGACGGATTATATGCGACTAAAGGAAGTTAACGCTTTCATTGCTTCAAGCGGGTATTTTCCGACAGCGGTTTCACCTGTGAGCATTAGGGAATCGGCACCGTCAAGAATAGCATTATAGATATCGGACATTTCAGCCCTGCTTGGAGTTTTATTTTCTATCATGCTTTTGAGCATTTCTGTTACAACCATAAAAGGCTTGCCTTTATCGCGGCATTTTTGTGCGATACGCTTCTGCAGCGGTGGGACAGCAGCGAGTCCCATGGTATTTCCAAGGTCACCTCTTGCTATGATTATACAATCAGCAGCATCTATAATCGAGTCAATATTTTTTATTGCTTCAGGGCATTCTATCTTGGCATATATCAAAAGATCTGAAAGTCCGTAATCATTTAGTATATTTTTAAGCTTGATTATATCCTCTTTTGAATAAACAAAAGACTGCATTATACCGTTTACACCATATTTTTTGGCATCCTTGAGGTTAGCCAGGTCGGCATCGGAAACCGGACACATATCTATAGGCTGATCCTTTATGGCAATGCTCTTGCCGCTTATAAGTTCACCGCCGGATTTACAAAGGCATTTAAAAGAACTATTGGAAATTATTTTTACCATTTCCATTTGAATTACTCCATCATTCAAGGATAAAACCTGACCTTCCTTAAAATATGACAGCATGATCTCCGGAACAACTATATCGCAGTCGTTTGATATTCCAATGGTATAAATATTCCCCTCATTTAGGATAAGCTTATCTTCTTTTATATTTATTCTTAACTCTCGACCCTGCAGATCAATCAAAAATTTAAGCTTCTTTCTTGTTCGTTCCTCAGCAGTATGGAGGTTATCTATCCATTCAGCTTTATCGGCAAGCGAAGAATGAGACAGGTTTAGTCTTATTCCCGTCATACCGGCATTGATCAAAGCTTCAATAGTTTCTGTTTTATAGCAGTTTGGTCCCATCGTTGCAAAATAATCCATGATCATATTCTCCATTGACACTCCCACAAGCTAAAGCTTGATTGGATTCTTGCTTCAACCACCACGGTTATTGTCACACTCTCCGTAGAGAGTAGTTTTCCCAACGATGTCCACAAGCGTTTGGTTCGGCATAGCCCATGCCTACCTTGCTATTCGTTAAGCTGTCATGCGAAGTGACAGACCCATTTTAAGTATGTTTTTTGCAGCGTTAGCATCTCTATCGTGATATGTGCCGCAAACAGGGCATATCCATTCCCTAATACTAAGTTTTTTGATGTTTGGATTCTTATATCCACAGCAGTTACAAGTCTGACTGCTTGGGTAGAACCTTGGAACTCTGATTATCTCAGCACCATAGAAAATCGCTTTATATTCAAGCATATCAAAGAACTTAGACCATGAAACGTCGCTTATTGACTTGGCGAGTTTATGATTGCGTATCATGCCTTTTACATTCAGATCTTCAATACAGATGATTTGGTTTTCTCTCACCAGTTTTGTAGATTCCTTATGTAAAAAGTCATTACGTTGGTTTGTGATTTTTTCATGCACTCTTGCTACTTTAATACGCTGTATATTCCAATTGGATGAACCTTTGACCATTCTTGAAAGTTTGCGCTGTTCCTTGACAAGTTTCTTTTCAGATTTAGTAAGTTTTTTCGGATTGGGAAGGGAATTATCATTACTGTCCGTATAGAAAGTTTTGATACCAACATCCAGTCCTACCATACATCCTTCATTGGAATAGAACACATCTGGCACTTCTACATTAAGAACACAGAAATACTTTCCGCTTGGAGTCTGCTTAATGGTAGCATTGTTTATCTTTCCATTAACAGACATTGAAATCCTGACTTTAACATATCCAAGTTTCGGAAGTTTGATATACTTTCCTGCAACTGAAATATTACCGCCAACATTCTGAGTACGATAGCTCTTGTTATGATTGTGTTTTGATTTGAATTTAGGAAACGATGCTCTTTTTGCAAAGAAGTTTTTATAAGCCTTATCCAAATCTCTAAGAGATTGTTGTAAAGCAATAGAGTCAACTTCTTTAAGCCATGAATACTCTTCTGTTTTCTTCATGGTGGTGAGCATGGAATTAGTTTCTTTGTATCCAACAGATTTACCATTCTTGTATTCTTCTATCCGAAGTGCAAGACCTGAGTTATATACAACTCTTGAACATCCAAAAGTTTTTTGGATTGTTGTTTCCTGTATTCTGTTGGGATATATTCTAAATTCCATTCCTTTGAGCATTTAACATTTCCTCTAATTCCATGACTCTTTCAATGAGCCATATTACATATTCAGGAGTTTTACGAACACCCTGTTCCCAAGTTTGTACCGTTCGCACATTTAGGTGAAACTTTTTTGCAAATTGACTTTGGGAAAGCCCTGTTTTTTGACGTAGCTCTAAAATTGTCATAATCACCACCTCTGAACGCCATTATACTACAATGTTGTATATTGTCAAGTATTTTTACCTTGATTTTCAATGTAATGCTTCAGGGTATCACTACTTACTTCACCTATGCTGCTTATGAAGTAACCGTCCGACCAAAATGTTCTTTCTTTCCAAAAACACTTACTAAGGTAGGTCGGGTACTTCTCCCAAATATGGAAGGTAGTGTACGATTTTAGAGTTCTTACATAGTCTGACAAATTGATATTGGGAGTTGCTTCTATCATCATATGCAGGTGGTCTTTGTCAGCTTCAATGTAATGTATTTGAACATTATGCTTGTCAGATATAGTTTTTGCAAGAGCCTTCATATCTGAGGAGATATTATTAGCACTTAACAAATGCCTACGATATTTGCATACTAAAATTAGGTGGTAACGAAGCAGATATTTATTTCGATTTCCATGTTTATAATCTTTATTCATGGAACTATATTATACGCTACCGAACTCGCTTAGGCGAGAAATATGTTAGGGCAGAGCGGCTTTCATCCTCGGAACTAAAGCTCCAAGGTTTTCAGCCGTAAGCATTATATAATAATAAATAAGTATAGTTTTTTCGAAATGCTGATACGAATGTTCCATTTTCAGCCTTTTTTCTTCCAGCCTTCGAGTGAAGTCAGCTCGACATTGTTAAGAACAAAGCTGTCGTTGTCATTATTTGCATATTTGTTATTTAGAAAATTGATGTTATAAGTATATTCTTTTGGCATTTCGGAGTAAAGAACATCACCTCGTCCATCATCATTGAAGAAGCGGTTTTTTTCAAAACTTATGTCGCAGCATTTTGATAGAATGACCATTGCGGCGCCGTCCTTATCACCATTTCTTCGGCATAGATTATTCTTAATACTAACTTTTCCGACCATGCCAAGGTTTTTCTCATAACCGCCAACCGCGATAGCTGTCTCACTGCTGTCATATATTTTGTTTCTTTCAACATCGATATCCGAAGCTGCATAAGCATTTACCGACTGGCTGTTTTCCGCTCCGATCTCTATCCCGCCGCTGCAGTTTTCGACCTTATTTTTTTTGATTTCTATCTTATGTGCCCCATCAACATATATTCCATATGAAGTCGCATATGGAGAAACGCATTTTGAAACCTTGTTTTTTTCTATGCTGCAGTCTCTCGGATAATCAAGCTTAGGGTCGGGACAATAGCCATAATTCCCGGAGCAGTCGATTCCGATATTGCTGATGTTTTCAATAGTATTGTTCTTTATTTCTATGTCTTCACAGTTTCCTGCAACCGACAATGCTTCAGAATAACCTGTATCCAGATCATGAATATAATTTTTCTTTATTTCAATATCCGATATTGTTTTTGTTGAATTACCATAGACAATTATTCCATTGGCATTATTGTCTTCGGATGCATCTCCGGTTATGCAGATATCAGTTATTTCATTCTTTATAAGCTTTATTTCTTTTGAACCCGGATAAACACATATTCCGGCCGAATCGTTTCCGACAGCATTTTCAAATTTCAGTTTTTCTATAGTTATATATGATGCCCCATCGATTTCTAAAAGATGAACGTTTTTTTCATCGCCATCTATGATCGCATCTCCATGCCCATAGCCTTTTATTGTAATCCTCTGGCTATCAGTTCCTGACAGGCTTGAAGGAATATATATCTCTTCGCTATAGCTCCCGGCTTTAACTAAAAGAGTATCTCCGGCTTTAAGCTGTGACAGCGCATGCTTAAATGTCGCGAACGGAGTTTTTTTAGAGCCATCCGAGCTGTCATTTCCCTCCTCGGAAATATAATATTTCTGGGCATAAACTTCTTTTTTAGGCGCAAAATTTAAGATTACTGCTGTAAAAGCAGCACACACAAGTATCTTACAAAGTTTCTTTTCCATCTTTTTCATTAGCTATGCGCTGATGCGCACTCCTCCCCATATTTTAATTTAACGGATCAAGAACAAGTTTCCCTTTTTCAAGACTTGACTTCATATCAATGAGTCTCTGATTTTCTGAGCCTCTGAAATTCAGCATGAGATTTTTTTCTGCAAGAACAAATTTACCGTCCACCATAACGTCGATCAATGACAATATTTCATCGGTGTACTCGGTTTTTGGTATCGGATCTCCATTTGTCTCATCAAAAGAATAACCGGTATAAAGCCATATATCTTTATCCGGCAGATCTTTTCGGATTTTCCTAAGCAATCCAATAATTTCTTTCTGATTTTCAGGTTCCATCGGATCTCCGCCAAGCAAGGTCAAGCCTCTATAATAAGGCTGTGAAAGTTCCTCAAGTATCAGCTTTTCCAAATCTTCTGTATATGCTTCACCATAATCAAAATTCCAGGTCTCCGGTTGGAAACATCCCTCACAATGATTACGGCATCCCGATACAAAGACGCTTACACGTATTCCCGGTCCATTCGCTGAGTCAGCTTTTATTATTTCTCCTATATGCATATCTTCTCTCTATTCTTTTTCAACAAAAATTCAGTTGTTTTTATTATTACACGAAAGATATTCTTTTTCAAATCTACGAATATTATATTCGGATTTCGCCTGCTGCGTTGTTCAAAAACGAAAAAACGCTGGGGATTTATGTTCCCGACGTTTTGAAGATGCTGAGTATACGTTTTTCTACGGATCTGTTGACTGCGGATATTATGAAGAGCTGTAAAAGTGAAAATGCAAATAGTAAGAGAGGGATGAACGAGAATGGAAGGAATGTAAGGGTTAAAAACAAAAAAACTATGTAAGTAAGAGCGATCTTAACATTTGATCTCCATTCTATAAGGATGAATAAAAATGAATTTCGGATTATACCTGCAAGATTTAAGTCAAGCATTGCGCCCATGACAAATGCATATGCCGAAAAAAGCAATCCGTTTATTATGAAGGCGGATCCGATCACCGTCAGGATCATCGAAATTTCGCTTCCTGCATAGTTTAATGCAAGACTTGCAAGATAATATCCATAAAATGTCAGACTCAAGGAAATCAGTCCTAGCGGCAGAGCACGGAATAATTCAGACTTAAATTCCTTGAAATAATCTTCCATATCAAAAGCATAACCATCACGATACATTTTGATAAGATAACGGTTCAGCGCCATTAAGGCTGCCGGCGCTGTGATAAGAGGAATGGAACAGAGCAGGAACAGCATATTAACAGCAACAATCCGGCCTGTGTAATTTATAAGTAAATATGCAATTCTGGGGAGACCCGAGCGCGGTGGCTCAGTCTCCCTTTCATTATTTCCCATATACCAGTCGTTGAATTTCTTAAAAATATTCATCAGTTTTTCATCCCTGTCAAAACAATACCTTCAACAAAACTCTTCTGTCCAAAAATATAGATTATTATGCCGGGAGCTATCGTCATAAAGGTTGCCGCAAGAGCGACCGGCCAGTTTGTTCCGAAGGAGCCCGTAAAATTGGTAAGAGCAATTGCAAAGGTAAATTTATCCATGCTGTTTATGTATATGATCTGTTGGAGCATATCGTTCCATATCTGTATAAAGAGCATCATCGACACTACGACGATGGCAGGTTTGATCGCAGGAACTATTATCGTCCAAAGTATCCTCATCCTGCCTGCGCCATCTATTGCTGCTGCTTCATCAAGGTCTTTGGGAATTGTCATGATGAATTGTTTTATGAGGAATATGTTAAAGAAGCCGCCTCCTGTAAGGAACGGGAGGATCAAAGGCCAGTAGGTATCCCCCAGTCCGAGGAATTTTGTCCATACTATATAAAGCGGGATTAATGTTACCATGCCCGGCAGAAGTATGGTACTTACACATATACTGAAGAAAAGTTTCTTTCCTCTGAAACGTAATCTGG is from Lachnospiraceae bacterium C1.1 and encodes:
- the tnpB gene encoding IS200/IS605 family element RNA-guided endonuclease TnpB, whose product is MLKGMEFRIYPNRIQETTIQKTFGCSRVVYNSGLALRIEEYKNGKSVGYKETNSMLTTMKKTEEYSWLKEVDSIALQQSLRDLDKAYKNFFAKRASFPKFKSKHNHNKSYRTQNVGGNISVAGKYIKLPKLGYVKVRISMSVNGKINNATIKQTPSGKYFCVLNVEVPDVFYSNEGCMVGLDVGIKTFYTDSNDNSLPNPKKLTKSEKKLVKEQRKLSRMVKGSSNWNIQRIKVARVHEKITNQRNDFLHKESTKLVRENQIICIEDLNVKGMIRNHKLAKSISDVSWSKFFDMLEYKAIFYGAEIIRVPRFYPSSQTCNCCGYKNPNIKKLSIREWICPVCGTYHDRDANAAKNILKMGLSLRMTA
- a CDS encoding carbohydrate ABC transporter permease; the protein is MTNISKKGSSMSGRKKRENLHNAIATFVVLIFAMMVILPIWWIFRSSLMSVGKLNAYPPSFIPHEWLWSNYSKALETFEYWTYFKNTFSIIIPAVLFGTVTAIFCGYSFARLRFRGKKLFFSICVSTILLPGMVTLIPLYIVWTKFLGLGDTYWPLILPFLTGGGFFNIFLIKQFIMTIPKDLDEAAAIDGAGRMRILWTIIVPAIKPAIVVVSMMLFIQIWNDMLQQIIYINSMDKFTFAIALTNFTGSFGTNWPVALAATFMTIAPGIIIYIFGQKSFVEGIVLTGMKN
- the pyk gene encoding pyruvate kinase; its protein translation is MENMIMDYFATMGPNCYKTETIEALINAGMTGIRLNLSHSSLADKAEWIDNLHTAEERTRKKLKFLIDLQGRELRINIKEDKLILNEGNIYTIGISNDCDIVVPEIMLSYFKEGQVLSLNDGVIQMEMVKIISNSSFKCLCKSGGELISGKSIAIKDQPIDMCPVSDADLANLKDAKKYGVNGIMQSFVYSKEDIIKLKNILNDYGLSDLLIYAKIECPEAIKNIDSIIDAADCIIIARGDLGNTMGLAAVPPLQKRIAQKCRDKGKPFMVVTEMLKSMIENKTPSRAEMSDIYNAILDGADSLMLTGETAVGKYPLEAMKALTSFSRI
- the nrdG gene encoding anaerobic ribonucleoside-triphosphate reductase activating protein, giving the protein MHIGEIIKADSANGPGIRVSVFVSGCRNHCEGCFQPETWNFDYGEAYTEDLEKLILEELSQPYYRGLTLLGGDPMEPENQKEIIGLLRKIRKDLPDKDIWLYTGYSFDETNGDPIPKTEYTDEILSLIDVMVDGKFVLAEKNLMLNFRGSENQRLIDMKSSLEKGKLVLDPLN
- a CDS encoding DUF624 domain-containing protein, with amino-acid sequence MNIFKKFNDWYMGNNERETEPPRSGLPRIAYLLINYTGRIVAVNMLFLLCSIPLITAPAALMALNRYLIKMYRDGYAFDMEDYFKEFKSELFRALPLGLISLSLTFYGYYLASLALNYAGSEISMILTVIGSAFIINGLLFSAYAFVMGAMLDLNLAGIIRNSFLFILIEWRSNVKIALTYIVFLFLTLTFLPFSFIPLLLFAFSLLQLFIISAVNRSVEKRILSIFKTSGT
- a CDS encoding helix-turn-helix domain-containing protein: MTILELRQKTGLSQSQFAKKFHLNVRTVQTWEQGVRKTPEYVIWLIERVMELEEMLNAQRNGI
- the tnpA gene encoding IS200/IS605 family transposase — its product is MNKDYKHGNRNKYLLRYHLILVCKYRRHLLSANNISSDMKALAKTISDKHNVQIHYIEADKDHLHMMIEATPNINLSDYVRTLKSYTTFHIWEKYPTYLSKCFWKERTFWSDGYFISSIGEVSSDTLKHYIENQGKNT
- a CDS encoding right-handed parallel beta-helix repeat-containing protein; its protein translation is MKKMEKKLCKILVCAAFTAVILNFAPKKEVYAQKYYISEEGNDSSDGSKKTPFATFKHALSQLKAGDTLLVKAGSYSEEIYIPSSLSGTDSQRITIKGYGHGDAIIDGDEKNVHLLEIDGASYITIEKLKFENAVGNDSAGICVYPGSKEIKLIKNEITDICITGDASEDNNANGIIVYGNSTKTISDIEIKKNYIHDLDTGYSEALSVAGNCEDIEIKNNTIENISNIGIDCSGNYGYCPDPKLDYPRDCSIEKNKVSKCVSPYATSYGIYVDGAHKIEIKKNKVENCSGGIEIGAENSQSVNAYAASDIDVERNKIYDSSETAIAVGGYEKNLGMVGKVSIKNNLCRRNGDKDGAAMVILSKCCDISFEKNRFFNDDGRGDVLYSEMPKEYTYNINFLNNKYANNDNDSFVLNNVELTSLEGWKKKG